A genomic stretch from Clavelina lepadiformis chromosome 5, kaClaLepa1.1, whole genome shotgun sequence includes:
- the LOC143461336 gene encoding dehydrogenase/reductase SDR family member 13-like — MQKMWFNLLVSAAIAAVVGYYWLNYVKKGPIYESDKKLNGKTVLITGGNCGMGRLLAMDLAKRGARVVIASRNLEKSNKVKDEIIKESGNREVRAMQVDLEDFDSVRKFAKEFDESEKYLDYLLNNAGMVLEGMTKYGINRIFVVNYFSRFLLTNLLLDKMKKQSAERPVRIINLISDMYKYVDFDESDMTRDSSGFMGPFIMYGKADLADVRFLQNLTRKLKGYDITAQLFNPGYIMSEGLSTYYSFRARMLSHVLIFLMGQDAYHGYQPYLKLVLDDSLVKHKGGFFNTWTHEEWLPHATKESAWEPLMRKSLEVTGLSST; from the exons atgcaaaaaatgtGGTTCAATTTACTGGTGAGTGCTGCCATTGCAGCGGTTGTTGGGTATTACTGGTTGAATTATGTGAAGAAAGGACCGATTTATGAAAGTGACAAGAAGTTGAATGGAAAGACCGTTCTTATCACTG GTGGAAACTGCGGGATGGGAAGATTGTTGGCGATGGATCTTGCCAAGAGAGGAGCTCGTGTTGTCATCGCATCGAGGAATTTGGAGAAATCAAACAAAGTTAAAGAtgaaattattaaagaaagcGGCAACCGTGAG GTTCGAGCAATGCAAGTTGATCTCGAAGATTTTGATTCTGtgagaaaatttgcaaaagaatTTGATGAAAGCGAAAAATATCTCGATTATCTTCTCAACAATGCAG GTATGGTACTGGAGGGCATGACCAAATATGGAATAAATCGCATTTTTGTCGTCAACTACTTCTCTCGTTTCCTCCTCACCAACCTGCTCCTGGATAAGATGAAGAAGCAAAGTGCTGAGAGGCCGGTCCGAATCATCAACCTCATATCGGATATGTACAA ATATGTAGACTTCGACGAATCTGACATGACCAGGGACTCCAGTGGCTTTATGGGCCCTTTCATTATGTACGGCAAAGCTGACCTTGCTGACGTCCGATTTTTACAGAACCTCACTCGTAAGCTGAAGGGTTATGACATCACAGCTCAACTTTTTAATCCAG GATATATCATGTCGGAGGGACTTTCTACGTACTATTCTTTCAGAGCGCGAATGTTATCTCATGTCTTAATATTTCTTATGGGGca GGACGCTTACCACGGCTACCAACCCTACCTTAAGCTTGTTCTCGATGACTCCTTGGTGAAACACAAGGGAGGATTCTTTAATACCTGGACGCACGAAGAATGGTTGCCACACGCCACGAAAGAAAGCGCCTGGGAGCCACTGATGAGAAAAAGCTTGGAAGTCACAGGCTTGTCGTCGACATAA